A genomic region of Rhipicephalus sanguineus isolate Rsan-2018 chromosome 3, BIME_Rsan_1.4, whole genome shotgun sequence contains the following coding sequences:
- the LOC119387865 gene encoding uncharacterized protein LOC119387865 has translation MVYCAVVGCKSRTCTKAEKEKAKQNSQNLSNFRFFKIPKVRVHECGKTRQLSQRRQREWIARLNRNGVADNTQKYKVCCRHFLSGPQSPVGAAGSARAFRLTSCTGIGT, from the exons ATGGTTTACTGCgccgttgtaggctgcaaaagCCGTACGTGCACCAAAGCCGAGAAAGAGAAGGCTAAGCAGAACAGTCAGAACCTCAGCAACTTTCGGTTTTTCAAGATTCCAAAGGTGCGGGTTCATGAATGCGGCAAGACGAGGCAGCTGTCGCAACGCCGGCAGCGCGAGTGGATCGCCCGCCTCAACAGGAACGGTGTCGCCGATAATACCCAGAAGTACAAAGTGTGTTGCCGACACTTTTTATCAG GGCCACAGTCTCCAGTGGGTGCTGCTGGCTCTGCAAGGGCTTTTCGGCTCACGAGCTGCACTGGCATCGGCACCTAA